From one Bacillus sp. FJAT-42376 genomic stretch:
- a CDS encoding 16S rRNA (uracil(1498)-N(3))-methyltransferase: MQRYFTDLPKHKISSFIQAEGDDFHHIVKVMRMREGDSVVWVTSDGEEALCTLMEPGNSEVKCSVKEWITENKELPVHIAIACGLPKGDKLDFIIQKGTELGAFSFIPFNAARSVVKLDDKKSKKKTGRWQKIAKEAAEQSYRNLIPAVYDPVSIKELIQIAKDYDVKIAAYEEAAKNGEKSRFAQALEQLSPGQTLLVATGPEGGFTEAEMELLQENGFITAGFGPRILRTETAPLYALSAVSYHFELMR, encoded by the coding sequence ATGCAGCGTTATTTTACCGATCTGCCTAAACATAAAATCAGCTCCTTTATTCAAGCAGAGGGAGATGATTTTCATCACATCGTCAAAGTAATGAGGATGAGGGAAGGGGACTCTGTCGTCTGGGTGACCTCAGACGGAGAAGAAGCATTATGCACGTTAATGGAACCCGGGAATAGTGAAGTGAAATGTTCCGTAAAAGAATGGATCACGGAAAATAAAGAGCTTCCGGTTCATATAGCCATTGCATGCGGGCTGCCTAAAGGGGATAAGCTGGATTTCATTATACAAAAAGGGACAGAGCTTGGTGCTTTTTCGTTTATCCCTTTTAATGCGGCTCGTTCTGTAGTAAAATTGGATGACAAAAAATCCAAAAAGAAAACCGGGCGCTGGCAGAAAATTGCAAAGGAAGCTGCAGAGCAGTCATACCGGAATCTTATACCTGCCGTTTATGACCCGGTTTCCATTAAAGAACTCATTCAAATCGCCAAGGATTATGACGTGAAAATAGCAGCTTACGAAGAAGCGGCTAAAAATGGAGAGAAAAGCCGGTTTGCCCAAGCTCTCGAACAGCTTTCTCCAGGTCAGACCCTTCTTGTCGCGACAGGTCCTGAAGGCGGTTTTACAGAAGCTGAGATGGAATTACTTCAGGAAAACGGATTTATAACAGCAGGATTTGGCCCTAGAATATTAAGGACGGAAACCGCTCCGCTCTATGCACTTTCAGCGGTTTCCTACCATTTTGAATTAATGAGGTGA
- the prmA gene encoding 50S ribosomal protein L11 methyltransferase, with translation MKWSEISIHTTQEAVEPISNILHEAGASGVVIEDQMDLLKDRESVYGEIYHLDPRDYPAEGVIIKAYLPMNSFLAETVDGITDSIEGLSQYGINLGSKQLTTSEVHEEDWATAWKKYYHPVKISEKFTIVPTWEEYQPVHSDELIIELDPGMAFGTGTHPTTVLCIQALERTVQKGDQVIDIGTGSGVLSIASALLGASSVQAMDLDPVAVESARQNIVLNKVDGQVEVFQNDLLSGITGKADVIVANILAEVILKFTDDAYQLVKEGGWFITSGIILNKKNDVKDALISAGFEIAETLVMEDWVAFLARKN, from the coding sequence ATGAAATGGTCAGAAATCAGTATCCATACAACACAGGAAGCAGTAGAACCAATCTCTAATATACTACATGAAGCTGGTGCGAGCGGCGTCGTAATTGAAGACCAAATGGACCTGCTTAAGGATAGAGAAAGTGTTTATGGAGAAATCTACCACCTCGATCCCCGCGATTATCCTGCAGAAGGAGTAATCATCAAGGCGTATCTGCCAATGAACAGTTTTTTAGCCGAGACGGTTGATGGGATTACAGATTCAATAGAAGGATTGTCCCAGTACGGAATTAATCTGGGCTCTAAACAGCTTACGACAAGCGAAGTGCATGAAGAGGATTGGGCAACAGCCTGGAAGAAGTATTATCATCCAGTCAAAATTTCTGAAAAATTCACCATCGTTCCTACATGGGAAGAGTATCAGCCTGTTCACTCGGATGAACTGATTATTGAGCTTGATCCGGGCATGGCTTTCGGAACAGGGACTCATCCCACTACCGTTCTGTGCATTCAAGCCTTGGAGCGAACCGTGCAAAAAGGGGACCAGGTTATTGATATTGGGACGGGCTCGGGTGTTCTGAGTATTGCGTCTGCATTACTTGGGGCATCATCCGTACAGGCAATGGATCTTGATCCGGTAGCCGTGGAAAGTGCCAGACAAAATATCGTGTTAAACAAGGTAGACGGGCAAGTGGAAGTTTTTCAAAATGATTTGCTTTCCGGAATCACAGGTAAGGCAGATGTCATTGTAGCGAACATATTGGCTGAGGTTATTTTGAAATTCACGGATGATGCCTATCAACTCGTAAAAGAGGGCGGATGGTTTATTACCTCCGGCATCATTCTAAATAAAAAGAACGATGTGAAGGATGCTCTCATAAGTGCAGGATTTGAAATTGCTGAAACGCTAGTGATGGAAGATTGGGTCGCTTTTCTAGCCAGGAAGAATTAG
- the dnaJ gene encoding molecular chaperone DnaJ has product MSKRDYYDVLGVGKDASKEEVKRAYRKLSKKFHPDINKEADADQKFKEVKEAYEVLSDDQKRSHYDQFGHTDPNQGFGGFGGQGGDFGGGFGFDDIFSSIFGGGGGRRRDPNAPRQGADLQYTMSMTFEEAAFGMEKEIEIPRDETCDTCRGSGAKPGTSPETCSHCGGSGQLNVEQNTPFGRIVNRRVCHYCSGTGKMVKHKCSTCGGDGTVKKRKKIKVNIPAGVDDGQQLRVAGQGEPGVNGGPAGDLYVVFQIKPHDFFQRDGDDVYCEMPLTFAQAALGDEIHVPTLHGKVKLKVPAGTQAGTKFRLKGKGIPNVRGYGQGDQHIVVRVVTPTNLTEKQKELIREFAETTGNRPDENEESFFDKVKRAIKGD; this is encoded by the coding sequence ATGAGTAAGCGAGACTACTATGATGTACTTGGTGTCGGTAAAGATGCTTCGAAAGAGGAGGTCAAGCGCGCCTACCGAAAGCTTTCGAAAAAGTTTCACCCTGATATTAATAAAGAGGCAGATGCCGATCAGAAATTTAAAGAAGTAAAAGAAGCATATGAAGTACTGAGTGATGACCAGAAACGCAGCCATTATGATCAGTTCGGACATACCGATCCAAACCAGGGATTTGGCGGATTCGGAGGCCAGGGCGGGGACTTTGGCGGCGGATTTGGCTTTGATGATATTTTCAGCTCTATTTTCGGCGGCGGAGGCGGTCGCAGAAGAGATCCGAATGCACCGCGTCAAGGGGCTGACTTGCAATATACGATGTCCATGACATTCGAGGAAGCAGCTTTTGGAATGGAAAAGGAAATTGAAATCCCGAGAGATGAGACATGTGATACATGCCGCGGCTCAGGAGCAAAACCGGGAACATCTCCTGAAACATGTTCCCACTGCGGAGGATCCGGTCAGCTTAATGTCGAGCAAAATACACCATTTGGACGAATTGTAAACCGCAGAGTCTGCCATTACTGCAGCGGTACCGGCAAGATGGTAAAGCATAAATGTTCTACTTGCGGCGGCGATGGAACGGTCAAAAAAAGAAAAAAAATTAAAGTGAACATACCTGCGGGAGTGGATGATGGACAGCAGCTTCGCGTAGCCGGTCAAGGAGAACCGGGGGTCAACGGAGGACCGGCGGGAGATTTATATGTGGTCTTCCAAATCAAGCCTCATGACTTCTTCCAGCGCGATGGTGACGACGTTTACTGTGAAATGCCGCTTACATTTGCTCAGGCAGCGCTTGGGGATGAGATTCACGTTCCTACACTTCACGGTAAAGTGAAACTGAAAGTCCCTGCAGGAACACAGGCCGGAACAAAATTCCGTCTGAAAGGAAAAGGGATTCCTAATGTACGTGGGTATGGCCAGGGGGATCAGCATATCGTAGTCCGGGTTGTAACTCCGACAAATCTGACAGAAAAGCAGAAAGAACTGATCAGAGAATTTGCTGAAACAACCGGCAACCGTCCCGATGAAAATGAAGAAAGCTTCTTCGATAAAGTGAAAAGAGCCATAAAAGGCGATTAA
- the dnaK gene encoding molecular chaperone DnaK, which translates to MSKIIGIDLGTTNSCVAVLEGGEPKVIPNPEGNRTTPSVVSFKNGERQVGEVAKRQAITNPNTIMSVKRHMGTDYKVEAEGKNFTPQEISAVILQHLKSYAESYLGETVTKAVITVPAYFNDAERQATKDAGRIAGLEVERIINEPTAAALAYGLDKQDEDQTILVYDLGGGTFDVSVLELGDGVFEVRSTAGDNRLGGDDFDQVIIDHLVAEFKKENGIDLSKDKMALQRLKDAAEKAKKDLSGVSSTQISLPFITAGEAGPLHLELNLSRAKFEELSSELVERTMAPVRQALQDAGISKDELDKVILVGGSTRIPAVQDAIKKETGKEPHKGVNPDEVVALGASIQGGVITGDVKDVVLLDVTPLSLGIETMGGVFTKLIDRNTTIPTSKSQTFSTAADSQTAVDIHVLQGERPMSADNKTLGRFQLTDIPPAPRGVPQIEVSFDIDKNGIVNVRAKDLGTNKEQTITIKSSTGLSDDEIERMVKEAEVNADADKKRKEEVEVRNEADQLVFTTEKTLKDLEGKVDEAEVKKANDAKDALKAAIEKNELEEIKAKKDELQEIVQQLSMKLYEEAAKQQQGQEGGSAKQDDNVVDADYEEVDDNDKK; encoded by the coding sequence ATGAGCAAAATTATCGGTATCGACTTAGGTACAACAAACTCTTGTGTGGCTGTTCTCGAAGGCGGAGAACCAAAAGTTATTCCAAATCCGGAAGGCAACCGCACAACTCCATCCGTAGTCTCTTTTAAAAACGGGGAGCGTCAAGTTGGGGAAGTGGCAAAACGCCAGGCGATTACAAATCCCAACACAATCATGTCCGTTAAACGCCACATGGGAACTGACTACAAAGTAGAGGCAGAAGGCAAAAATTTCACGCCTCAGGAAATTTCAGCTGTTATTCTTCAGCACTTAAAATCCTATGCAGAAAGCTATCTTGGCGAAACAGTTACAAAAGCTGTTATCACGGTTCCTGCTTATTTCAATGATGCAGAACGCCAGGCTACTAAAGATGCCGGCCGCATTGCAGGTCTTGAAGTGGAACGCATCATCAACGAGCCGACAGCAGCAGCTCTTGCTTATGGCTTGGATAAACAAGATGAAGACCAGACGATTCTCGTTTATGACCTTGGCGGCGGTACATTTGACGTATCTGTTTTAGAACTTGGAGACGGAGTGTTTGAAGTACGTTCTACTGCAGGTGACAACCGCCTTGGCGGAGACGATTTTGACCAAGTCATTATCGATCACCTTGTCGCTGAATTCAAAAAAGAAAACGGCATTGACCTTTCTAAAGATAAAATGGCGCTGCAGCGTTTGAAAGATGCAGCTGAGAAAGCGAAAAAAGATTTGTCAGGAGTGTCGTCCACTCAGATTTCTCTTCCATTTATCACGGCTGGAGAAGCAGGACCTCTTCACTTGGAACTAAATCTTTCAAGAGCGAAATTCGAAGAGCTCTCTTCAGAGCTTGTTGAACGCACGATGGCACCTGTACGCCAGGCCCTTCAGGATGCTGGCATTTCCAAAGACGAGCTTGATAAAGTCATTCTTGTCGGCGGATCTACACGGATCCCTGCTGTACAGGATGCAATCAAGAAAGAAACAGGAAAAGAGCCTCACAAAGGGGTAAACCCTGATGAAGTTGTAGCACTTGGTGCTTCCATTCAGGGCGGTGTCATTACAGGAGATGTTAAAGATGTCGTGCTTCTTGACGTAACACCTCTATCACTTGGAATTGAAACAATGGGCGGAGTGTTTACAAAGCTGATTGACCGCAACACGACGATCCCGACGAGCAAGTCACAGACATTCTCAACAGCTGCAGACAGCCAGACAGCCGTTGATATTCACGTTCTTCAAGGTGAACGTCCAATGTCTGCCGACAACAAAACACTTGGCCGCTTCCAGCTTACTGACATTCCGCCGGCACCAAGAGGAGTGCCTCAAATCGAAGTAAGCTTCGATATCGACAAGAACGGTATCGTAAATGTGCGTGCAAAAGATCTTGGGACAAATAAAGAACAAACCATCACGATTAAGTCCTCAACTGGTTTAAGTGATGATGAGATCGAACGCATGGTAAAAGAAGCCGAAGTAAATGCAGATGCGGATAAAAAGCGCAAAGAAGAAGTAGAAGTCCGCAATGAAGCAGATCAGCTTGTATTCACGACTGAAAAAACACTTAAGGATCTTGAAGGCAAAGTGGATGAAGCAGAAGTGAAGAAAGCAAACGATGCAAAAGATGCATTGAAAGCTGCAATTGAGAAAAACGAGCTTGAAGAAATTAAAGCGAAAAAAGATGAGCTTCAGGAAATTGTACAGCAGCTGTCTATGAAGCTTTATGAAGAAGCAGCAAAACAGCAGCAGGGTCAAGAAGGCGGTTCTGCTAAGCAAGACGATAACGTTGTAGACGCTGATTACGAAGAAGTAGACGACAACGATAAAAAATAA
- the grpE gene encoding nucleotide exchange factor GrpE — protein sequence MENEKDLKDREWTEESEGKSALSDEEVLEHDEAGEDSSETAEISETDSKIASLEAKVEETEGKLLRVQADFENFKRRSRMDAESAQKYRAQNLISEILPALDNFERALKVEASDDKTKSLLQGMEMVHRQLVQALKSEGVEEIETVGKPFDPHLHQAVMQAEEEGYEPNTVIEEFQKGYKLKDRVIRPSMVKVSQ from the coding sequence GTGGAAAACGAAAAAGACTTAAAAGACCGTGAATGGACAGAAGAATCAGAGGGGAAATCCGCACTTTCAGATGAGGAGGTTCTCGAGCACGATGAAGCTGGGGAAGATTCTTCAGAAACTGCTGAAATAAGTGAAACCGACTCGAAAATTGCGTCTCTTGAAGCGAAGGTAGAGGAGACAGAAGGCAAACTTCTCCGTGTGCAGGCTGACTTTGAAAATTTCAAGCGCAGATCAAGGATGGATGCGGAGTCCGCACAAAAGTACCGCGCTCAAAACCTGATTTCTGAAATTCTGCCGGCGCTTGATAACTTTGAAAGAGCTCTTAAGGTAGAAGCTTCTGATGATAAGACAAAATCCCTTCTGCAAGGAATGGAGATGGTTCACCGCCAGCTCGTTCAGGCTCTTAAAAGCGAAGGCGTAGAAGAAATCGAAACGGTTGGAAAACCATTTGACCCTCATCTGCATCAGGCAGTGATGCAGGCTGAAGAAGAAGGCTATGAGCCGAACACTGTCATTGAAGAGTTTCAAAAGGGCTATAAGCTTAAGGACCGGGTCATTCGCCCGTCGATGGTAAAAGTAAGTCAATAA
- the hrcA gene encoding heat-inducible transcriptional repressor HrcA yields the protein MLTDRQLLILQVIVDDFIQSAQPVGSRTLSKKEEISFSSATIRNEMADLEELGFIEKPHTSSGRIPSEKGYRYYVDHLLSPKRLASNEVRMIKSLFEDKIFELEKMVQKSAQILSDMTSYTTIVLGPKVNENQLKHLQIIPISETAAVAIMVTNTGHVESRPISLPDSVRPGDIEKIVNILNERLSGVSLSELKDKMYKEVASILKSHIENYELFLESFEDTLLPTDHQEKLFFGGKTNMLNQPEFSDLKKVKTLLRMIDEERLFYNLLSSKDAGLSISIGKENQITAMEYCSLITAAYSIDDKKIGTIAILGPTRMEYSRTVSLLQKVAGGLSKAMSDQYYS from the coding sequence ATGCTAACAGATCGTCAATTGCTGATTTTGCAAGTAATTGTTGATGACTTCATCCAGTCAGCTCAGCCTGTCGGTTCGAGAACCCTGTCCAAAAAAGAAGAGATATCCTTCAGCTCAGCTACCATTCGGAACGAAATGGCAGATCTTGAAGAATTGGGCTTTATTGAAAAGCCCCACACTTCGTCAGGACGTATACCTTCAGAGAAAGGCTACAGGTATTACGTAGATCATCTGCTGTCTCCGAAAAGACTGGCTAGCAATGAGGTTCGAATGATCAAATCTCTTTTTGAGGATAAGATCTTTGAACTGGAAAAAATGGTACAGAAGTCAGCTCAGATTCTTTCAGATATGACGAGCTACACGACCATTGTGCTAGGGCCGAAAGTGAATGAAAATCAGCTGAAACACTTGCAGATTATCCCAATCAGCGAAACTGCTGCGGTTGCTATTATGGTAACCAACACGGGGCATGTTGAAAGCAGGCCGATTTCCCTTCCGGACTCTGTAAGGCCAGGTGATATTGAAAAAATCGTAAATATCCTTAATGAACGACTATCGGGGGTTTCACTTTCCGAACTTAAGGATAAAATGTACAAGGAAGTAGCGAGCATATTAAAGTCTCATATTGAAAATTATGAGCTTTTCCTTGAATCGTTTGAGGACACCCTTCTTCCGACAGACCACCAGGAGAAATTGTTCTTCGGCGGAAAAACCAATATGCTGAATCAGCCCGAATTCAGTGATCTTAAAAAAGTGAAAACTCTTTTGAGAATGATTGATGAAGAAAGGCTGTTTTATAATTTACTCAGCAGCAAGGATGCCGGACTTTCAATTTCAATCGGAAAAGAAAATCAAATTACTGCGATGGAATACTGCAGTCTCATTACAGCTGCATATTCAATCGATGACAAAAAAATAGGGACAATAGCCATTCTTGGGCCGACACGCATGGAATACTCAAGGACTGTCAGTCTTCTTCAAAAAGTTGCCGGAGGCTTGTCAAAGGCTATGTCGGATCAGTATTACAGCTGA